TGGTCGGGGGTGCAGAAGACGTGGGCGTCGTTGAGCTGGATCGCCCGGACCCGTCCCAACCCGCCCAGGACACCGGACCGTTCGGAGCGGTACATGCCGCCCAGCTCGGCCATGCGCAGCGGGAGTTCGCGGTGGCTGTGCGCGCGGGAGCGGAAGATCAGCGCGTGGTGCGGGCACAGGCTCGGCCGCAGGACCAGCTCTTCCCCCTCGTCCCCGCCGCCCAGGTCCATCGGCGGGTACATGTCGTCCCGGTAGTGGGACCAGTGCCCCGAGAGCTCGTACAGCTCCCGCTTGCCGAGCACCGGCGAGTACACGTGCTGGTAGCCCGCGCGGCGCTCGACGGCGCGGACGTACTCCTCGAGGGCGTGCCGTACGGAGGCCCCAGCTGGCAGCCAGTAGGGCAGGCCGGAGCCGATCAGCGGGTCGGTGCCGAACAGCTCCAGCTCGCGGCCGAGCGCTCGGTGGTCGTGTCGGGCCTTCTTCGCGGTCTTCGCGGTCATCTCGTTCCTCCACGGGTGCGGCGAAGGGCGAATGACCGCAAGACGAAGGCCCCGGGGCACTCGCCCCGGGGCCTGGTCGAAAACACGGTTCAGCGCGCCGGGGGATTCTCCGGCGTCGTCGTGACTGCGACTGCGGCGCGCTGCATGACCGTCACGGTAGCAACGGGAAGACCGCGGGGCCAGGTTTTTGCCCCGGCCGGGTCAACGCTCGAAGTAGGGCACGCCCTCGGGTTCGCGGGCCCAGCGGATGCGTTCGAGGATGCGCTCGGCCATCCGGGGCAGCTCGTCCGGGGCGAACCAGGCCACGTCCAGGCTCTCGTCGTCGTCGATCCGGATCCGACCGCCGACCGGGCGGCAGCGGAAGGCCAGGTCGAGGAACTGCGCCTGGTCGCCGTTGGGGTAGGTGTGCGGTTCCTGGGCGATGACGGTGGCCAGGCGCTCCACCTCGATCTCCACCCCGGTCTCCTCGCGCACCTCGCGGACCACCGCCTGGGCGGGCTGCTCCCCCGGTTCGAGGATACCGCCGGGGGTGGCCCAGCGGCCGTCGTCGGAACGCTGGTGCAGCAGCACCCGGCCTTCGTCGTCGAGCACCACGGCGGTCACCCCCACCAGTGGGAGGAGGTCGTGGCCGACGTGCTTGCGCAGCTTCATGAGGAACTCGGGGACGGGCATGGCACCGACATTAGCGCCGGACCGGGCGGGGGCGCTGATCAGCCGCGCCGTGCACGGAGTTCGGCGTACTCGTGGTCGAGGATCGACATCAGGACCGCGTCGTGCCACTGGCCGTCCCAGCGCAGGTGTTCACGCCACACGCCCTCGCGGACGAAACCGGACCTGGGGTAGGACCGCTGGGCGCCGGTGTTGAAGTCGAACACCTCCAGGGCCACCCGGTGCAGTCCGGCGGTCTCGAAGGCGTACTCCAGGACCAGGTCAGTGGCCTCGGTGCCGTAGCCCTTCCCGGTCTGCGCCATGGAGTTGAGCCCGATCCGGTAGTGCGCCTCGGCGTTGTCCGGGTCCAGATCGATGAGCGCGCAGTCCCCGACGGCGGTGCCGTCCCCGGCGCGGATCAGCCAGTCGGCCCGGTCGTCGCGCTGCTCCCACGCGGTGAACACCCGGATCAGCTGTTCGGCGGTGAACTCCTGGTGGGTGCCGGTGAGCCTGCGTACCTGCGGGTCCATGTCCACCAAGGCGGGGATGAGTTCCTTCCCGTTGGCGGGGCCGAGCGGTTCGAGCCGCACCCGCTCCCCGACGAGGACGGGCTGGTCGCGGAAGACGTCCGAAGGCACCATGATGGGGATCCAACCAGCGCCCCCACACGCGGGCAACGGGTTTTCGGCGGCAGGCCGCAGGCGTCAGGCAAGCGGCGGGTGACGGGGGGCACGGGTGGCGACCGGTACGGGCACGGTGAGTTTCCAGACCGTCCGGGAGACCAACCTGCGCGCCGTCCTACGCACCGTGCGCGAACTCGCCCCGTGCTCGCGCGCCGCCGTCGCCGCGGCCACCGGGCTGAACAAGACCACCGTCTCCAGCCTGGTCACCGACCTCACGGCGCGCGGTCTGGTCCGGGAGACCGGCGAGACCTCGCAGCGCCGGGTGGGCCGCCCAGGGGTCCTGTTGGCCCTGGACGACCGGTCGGTGGCCGCGATCGGTCTGGAGGTCAACGTCGACTACCTGTCGGTGGTGGCGGTGGACCTGCTGCACCGGGAGCTGGTGCGACGACACGTGCCGTTGGACGCCCGGTCGGCCGGGGCCCTGGACTGCGCGCACCGGATCGCGGACATCCTGCGGGAGGTCACCGAGGGCCCCGAACTGCGCGAACGCTCGGTATTGGGGGTAAGCGTGGCTGTCCCCGGGCTGATCGACGCCCCCTCCGGCACGGTGAAACGTGCTCCCAACCTGGGCTGGCGGGACGTCCCGCTCCGGGAACTGCTGCGTTCCCGCCTGGCCGACTCGGCGCTGTCCGAAGCGACGGTCCTGGTCGACAACGACGCCAACCTGGGTGCCATGGCCGAG
This DNA window, taken from Nocardiopsis exhalans, encodes the following:
- a CDS encoding NUDIX hydrolase, which produces MPVPEFLMKLRKHVGHDLLPLVGVTAVVLDDEGRVLLHQRSDDGRWATPGGILEPGEQPAQAVVREVREETGVEIEVERLATVIAQEPHTYPNGDQAQFLDLAFRCRPVGGRIRIDDDESLDVAWFAPDELPRMAERILERIRWAREPEGVPYFER
- a CDS encoding GNAT family N-acetyltransferase — protein: MVPSDVFRDQPVLVGERVRLEPLGPANGKELIPALVDMDPQVRRLTGTHQEFTAEQLIRVFTAWEQRDDRADWLIRAGDGTAVGDCALIDLDPDNAEAHYRIGLNSMAQTGKGYGTEATDLVLEYAFETAGLHRVALEVFDFNTGAQRSYPRSGFVREGVWREHLRWDGQWHDAVLMSILDHEYAELRARRG
- a CDS encoding ROK family transcriptional regulator, with amino-acid sequence MATGTGTVSFQTVRETNLRAVLRTVRELAPCSRAAVAAATGLNKTTVSSLVTDLTARGLVRETGETSQRRVGRPGVLLALDDRSVAAIGLEVNVDYLSVVAVDLLHRELVRRHVPLDARSAGALDCAHRIADILREVTEGPELRERSVLGVSVAVPGLIDAPSGTVKRAPNLGWRDVPLRELLRSRLADSALSEATVLVDNDANLGAMAEYRFGPLAGLPDLVYVTGEVGIGAGVLTGGELLRGAGGFAGEIGHLELAPEGPECSCGRRGCLEAVAGIGAILRAALPDLTADRPLHGREVADLVEVAVDRASAGESTAVAALERAGTWLGRGVATLVNVVNPGAVVLGGYFVPMAPWLLPRCREAARAHSFAEEAGGCRVQPSDLGMSAASRGGAAVMIHGLDAGDLPLPPPLP